The stretch of DNA GCGAGCGCAACTCGATCAGGTGGGAGATGAAGCTTTCTTCTTTCTGCGTTTCTTCTTCGGGGCTGGCGGTAGAACTCACGTGGGCGTACCCGTGGTGGGGTTGACGGGTGGTTTGGCCGGCGGCTCGGGCGGCGCGGCAACCGCGGGCATGGTTTGGGCCAGAGGCAGTTCGGCCTGAGCCGAATGGACCTGTGTCGGGACCGGGGCAGGCTCGGCGGATGCCGTTTCCTGTGCGCCGGCCTCGGGCGCGGCCAGGGCAGGCGCCGCAGCTTCTGCAACAGGCTGCTCGGCCAACGCGGCGTTGGGATCGACGATGCGCTTTTTGGTCTCGGCCATGGCGTCGTCGAGCTGGGCCTGCAAGGTTTGCCCGGCGCTGTGGATGGTGTTCTGGGTTTCCTGCAGCGAGTTGCGCAGTTCGCCCGCGGCTTCATCCATGCCCTGCTTGAGCTTGCGGAACTCGTCGAGCTCGATCTCGCGCTGGATGTCGGCCTTGACGTCGTTGACATAACGCTGCGCACGGCCCATCAGATGGCCGACGGTGCGGGCCACCTTGGGTAGGCGCTCGGGACCGATGACCACCAGCGCGACTACGCCGATGGTCGCCAGTTCGGCAAAACTGAAGTCGAACATCAGGGCTGGGTTTTCTCTTTGGCCTCGACGTCGATGGTCTCGCCCGTGACGATCTTTTGCGCGACTTGCTGCGGGGCCGGGTCAGCGGCGCCGTCCTTCATGCCTTCCTTGAAGCCCTTGACGGCTACGCCGAGATCGGAGCCGACGTTGCGCAGTTTCTTGGTGCCGAAGATCAAAGCCACGATCACCAGAACGATCATCCAATGCCAAATGCTGAAGCTGCCCATTTGAGAGACTCCTTTAAGCGGCCGGCGTGGCCATGCGTGCCTGCCATGGGCGCGGGCCGCCGAGTATGTGGAAATGCAGATGGGGGACTTCCTGGCCACCGTCCTTGCCGGCGTTGGCAACCAGGCGGAACCCGCCTTCGGGCCCGGGGCGGCAACCGTTCTCGGCAGCCAACCGTGGGATCAAGACCATCATTCTACCCAACCAACCGGCGTCGGCGGCGCTAACGTCTTCCAGTGAAACAAAGTGTTTGCGCGGAACCACCAACAGATGCACCGGCGCGGCAGGGTTGATGTCGTGAAAGACGACGCAATCCTCGTCCTCGTGGACTTTCGTGGACGAGATGTCGCCTTTGACGATCTTGCAGAAGATACAGTTTTCGCTCATGGATGCCTCATTAGGCAGGACGACGGGCTTTTTCTTCAAGTCCGGAAAGACCCTCGCGGCGGGCCAGTTCGGCCAGCACGTCCTCGGGGCGCAGATTGTAGTGCGTGAGCGCGACCAAGCAATGGAACCACAGATCGGCGGTTTCGGAAACGATGCGCTCGGCCTGCCCGTCCTTGGCGGCCATGACGAGTTCGGTGGCTTCCTCGCCGATCTTCTTCAAAAAGGCGTCGGGTCCTTTGGACAGGAGCTTGGCCACATAGGAAGTTTGCGGGTCGCCGCCGCGGTCGGGACGACGCATGGCCAGGGTGTCGGCCAGGCGGGCCAGCAGGTCGCCGGTGGATACGGGATCGGTCATTTGTAGATCAGTTCGGGGTCTTTGAGCA from Bordetella sp. FB-8 encodes:
- a CDS encoding phosphoribosyl-ATP diphosphatase, which encodes MTDPVSTGDLLARLADTLAMRRPDRGGDPQTSYVAKLLSKGPDAFLKKIGEEATELVMAAKDGQAERIVSETADLWFHCLVALTHYNLRPEDVLAELARREGLSGLEEKARRPA
- the tatB gene encoding Sec-independent protein translocase protein TatB, yielding MFDFSFAELATIGVVALVVIGPERLPKVARTVGHLMGRAQRYVNDVKADIQREIELDEFRKLKQGMDEAAGELRNSLQETQNTIHSAGQTLQAQLDDAMAETKKRIVDPNAALAEQPVAEAAAPALAAPEAGAQETASAEPAPVPTQVHSAQAELPLAQTMPAVAAPPEPPAKPPVNPTTGTPT
- a CDS encoding histidine triad nucleotide-binding protein, with product MSENCIFCKIVKGDISSTKVHEDEDCVVFHDINPAAPVHLLVVPRKHFVSLEDVSAADAGWLGRMMVLIPRLAAENGCRPGPEGGFRLVANAGKDGGQEVPHLHFHILGGPRPWQARMATPAA
- the tatA gene encoding Sec-independent protein translocase subunit TatA → MGSFSIWHWMIVLVIVALIFGTKKLRNVGSDLGVAVKGFKEGMKDGAADPAPQQVAQKIVTGETIDVEAKEKTQP